A stretch of Rhinoderma darwinii isolate aRhiDar2 chromosome 4, aRhiDar2.hap1, whole genome shotgun sequence DNA encodes these proteins:
- the CALHM5 gene encoding calcium homeostasis modulator protein 5 → MEVLQKLFKLCADKKSAIGYGFLTLLTVGGQQLFSMVVFQCPCTEHNFMYGFVFLFTPAVVLMIISYFLNSRTWKFFTGCCLNPKKMCPNGYRCQGLYVFLQLTLNALIVPVMWISIALLHGSFYTCAMSGWQNPEYVQHLCRNKSAQCKTQLYKVTCGKATMPANDTQEIVLVLQAQSQVIGWCLIAVLALISLLCTCWSSCNSKVSSIQMSFWRIYIEKEKEKFDQLAQEYANKLAERNLRSFFEDKEPTEFELPNNKAWEKVSALYTFNPDHPYYSTLHKFVEHGDKDHFSGKEVMMEFVDARV, encoded by the exons ATGGAGGTCTTGCAAAAATTATTCAAGCTTTGTGCAGATAAGAAATCTGCCATTGGATATGGCTTTTTGACCCTTCTCACTGTTGGTGGGCAGCAGTTGTTTTCTATGGTGGTTTTCCAGTGCCCATGCACTGAGCATAACTTTATGTATGGATTTGTTTTTCTCTTCACTCCTGCTGTAGTTCTTATGATCATTAGTTATTTCCTGAACAGCAGAACTTGGAAATTTTTTACAGGATGCTGTCTAAATCCAAAGAAGATGTGCCCCAATGGTTACCGCTGCCAAGGgctttatgtttttttacagttgACACTGAATGCTCTGATAGTTCCTGTCATGTGGATTTCTATAGCCCTGCTTCATGGATCCTTCTATACATGTGCAATGAGTGGCTGGCAGAACCCAGAGTATGTACAACATCTGTGTAGGAACAAGTCGGCACAGTGTAAGACACAACTCTACAAAGTGACCTGTGGCAAAGCAACAATGCCCGCCAACGATACACAGGAAATTGTACTGGTTCTCCAAGCCCAGTCTCAG GTCATAGGCTGGTGTCTCATTGCTGTTCTGGCTTTAATATCTCTTCTATGTACATGTTGGTCTAGCTGTAATTCTAAAGTAAGTTCCATCCAAATGTCATTCTGGAGAATTTATATTGAGAAAGAAAAAGAGAAGTTTGATCAACTGGCTCAAGAATATGCAAACAAACTTGCGGAAAGGAACCTTAGAAGTTTCTTTGAAGACAAAGAACCAACGGAATTTGAGTTACCCAATAACAAGGCTTGGGAGAAGGTCTCTGCACTATACACCTTTAATCCAGATCACCCATACTACAGTACTCTCCACAAGTTTGTGGAACATGGTGACAAAGATCATTTTAGTGGAAAAGAAGTTATGATGGAATTTGTAGATGCTCGAGTCTGA